The Procambarus clarkii isolate CNS0578487 chromosome 37, FALCON_Pclarkii_2.0, whole genome shotgun sequence nucleotide sequence TAAATTATCTGAAGCCTTCAAACAAGAAAGGAAAAGGAGAAAATTACTGCAGGATTATTGAAATCAATCAAACACAACGTTCAAACTTATCAGAAGGTAattttttatttagttatttattccATGACCCATGTTTGTGTGTTCCTATATCATAGTATAATGATAGGTTTAATTGCTAGTGTAGATTTCATTTTGCCTCAGACTTAAAATTATTTAGGTTTTTGGTGTTTTATTATTCAAAATTTGTTTATAGATAATCCAAGGTTATAGTCAACTTCTCCTTTGAAAACAGATATTTACCTGAATGCCACAAACTCTAGTAGCCTAGAAGAGTACAGGAAGCCCGCGGCTTGTCGAAattccccccatttgcctttatgatctttttttgggtatatttagaaattcagcacagttttggcagttacagctctggtgggtaggcagttccatgtgtTAATAACCCTCTGGGGCAAAAATAATTTCCTGTCAGCCCTACATTTTGGTttgttgaacttgaaaccgttgctctttGTTTGTATTACATCTGAACCAAACTAGCCAAACTTTTTTTTataatgtcattgactgcttcatatctggcaatctttccctgtgtcttatgaCAGATTAGGCCATGgctgccatattggtctgcccttgcatagccgcaaatacaccggtgttcggtggagataggggcagcGATGGTCATAGACAGCAAAAAAATGTAGATAGTTTACAAATTAAAAATAGATAAAGTGTTGTGGAATTACCATACTTAAAGGTTGATTTTCTGCCAAACAGCCCTTCTGCCTGCTTCTCTTTCACCTCCACACATTCAAAGTTCTGACTTCTCAACTAGTGTACCAACATATACTCAAACATATTTACCAGCTGCAGAACAAACACCAAAATCATTGAATTCTGGTACGTCCCTATTTGAACTTTGTAATGTTATATAATCTTAGTACCTagtatctactatatatatatatatatatatatatatatatatatatatatatatatatatatatatatatatatatatatatatatatatatatatcatagtctAACTAACACATTACTGAAAGCTGTCAGTTGTTCTAGATgcttatataatatgtataaaatAAACTTTTATTTATTACATCTATTTGCTCTTGAAGATTTTCCTGACTAATTTAGaatcccatatttcaaagtacttgctgcagaactGGAGGAAATTTATGAATCTCAAGCAAGCATTTCTGAttggcaaaaaagaagaaaaaatagtGAGATTAAATGGGGAGAACGTAGGTCAATGCTGTTTAGCTGGACATTGTCAAagttgggtgttccagataaaggtaaatAACATCTTTAGTGTGTAATTATGGATAAATTTCAATGTAATTATGAAATGCATGATTAATGTCAATCTCTGAATACACttagatgtttgtcatttttaaacttGGTATACAATATTTCTAAATCCAATATTACCATTCAAAGTACATAATTACATTATTTTTTGGAAAACCAGGCAAATGTTGTGTACAATGTAGAAGTTGTGAGGCAAGCATAAAATGTGAAGACTGCTTTCATTTTTTGTGTCATAAATGTGATCAGCAGCAGCATTTTGTAATGCCTTTCCACCAGCGATTCTGCTGGAAAAATGGGTTCTTCGAGCCTTTAGACCCAACACAAACTGTGTGTTCAGATGGGAATGTCATTCACTGGAGTAAGTAATGTACCTGTAGTCTGTTTCTTATACTCTCATTTCTATCCTGAACCAAGCAGTGTTTTAAAATTTTATTTAGTTCATGTAATTTTTTTAGTAGTTTTTGTATTGGTCATTTTCCTCATTAATTATTGATTACCTCATTAATTACAGATTTTTAGTTAAATAAATgaatttttatttgttattaaatataaatctttCATGTAACTCCAGTTGATGCTAAAAAAATTATTAGTAATTTAAAATGTAATGATTGAAACATGTATTTATATTGCTGCATAGCTGATCTTGTAAATTTAATTGTTACCAGAGCCTGTTGTACCAGCACATCCACCTAATTCCTGCCCAAACTGCAGTGAGAGCAAGTTCACAACTTTAAGCTCCAATAATTTGTGCATCTTTGTAACTTTAAGTGGTAGGTTACTTTAAGAAACATTTATTTGATACTAGTATTGGTAGCTGGCATTGCTCAGGTGACCGAGGCTACAGTCTTCATCAATATAACCATTTATACTTCACTCTCTTGACCACTGTATCTTCACTTATGAAGACGTATTTATATCACATACATGTACGTATTTATAACCATACAGAGACTTGTTTATGGGTTGGTTTACACATATATTGATAGCCACACTTGAATCCCTTGCCAAATAAAATTGTTttacttcaattttttttatttttttgtggggGGCAGGAAGGTATGATCTGTATACCCCAATATTTAGGTGCAAGTGCGGATATGTAGATGAAGAACTTGGGAAAGCCATGCACCAGTCTGGTTTTTATTCAACTGGAAGAAATAGTAGCACTTTCTACAGCATAAATCTATTGGATTCCTGGCATTTTCTCAAGAGAAGCAGCCCTGGAACTTCTCTTCAGGCATTAGTTAGTGCACTGGAATTATTTGGTGCTTCTCGAGGGCGTGTAAGTTTTCATACCATTACTGTTTTAATAGTGCAAGTATTAAATTGGTGTATAAGCTTAAAAACTAAGTTTGTTACTAAGCAAATGCAGTGTCATTATTTAAGAAATAGggttaaatattattaaattaataaatagcatgaatattctaaatatatattttatatatgtctAATATCATAAGAAATGGAAATGGATTACCAATCTTTAACAATTTCTCTTTTTATGTAATGCTCATGTAAGTAtattttcatttcctgcaggtatTTATAGTCTGTTGCTTAACATGCCACTGCTTGgcactttttgataattacttacacacATTTTACATCTTAGCATGGTCCCATCAATTTTGAAACAACAAAAAGAGTCTTCTTTGAATGGCGTTTCCATCAGTATGAACTTGGGAGAATAAAAGGAGAATTTGACAAGGGGTGCCCTGCATGTGATACAACACCTGTGGCtgtacatattgatggcaacaagaaactgtatcgttacaacaaagttgggaggtaaATATTCAAGTTAAAATATTTAATGCTGCTCATTATTGTTAAGGTATAATGTAAGGTGTAGTAATATGTTTGTAGTACTATAAACACAGCactgtataatatttatatagtgtCATGCAACTTTTAATCAGAATTTTTTTAATTGTTAACTGATTACACCTTTATTACTTGCCTTTCAACTTCAGTTAAATTTTTTTATTTGGACTAAGGCTTTactaattaaaaaatatttatttcactatatacattcatttaGAATAGGAGGGATTATGATGTGAATGCCAGCTTGGGTAGTTGAATTAGTTTTAAGTGAAATGATGTTTAACTGTCATCAAAATGTCTCACACTATGAACATTCATTAATTTAATATCATTCCAGAGGGATCAGAAACTCATATTATTCTGGTGGTATCTTCGCTTGTGACAAAGAAGTTCAAGATCACGTTTCCactattcagaaccttaaaactcAAGTAAGAATATTTTTACATCTGTTCGAAAGCCTAAAAATAGATTTTCAAATAGAAACCTAAGACCTAATACCAGGTTTTTACCCATACAATATTTGAAGAGTACCTTTATATATTAGCTTGAGACATTAtcaataatgtatattaattggACGGTTCCTAACCATATCATGTTAAAAAAAATCTATAAAATATATGGAATGCATATTGAATGATGAAaaatattacataaaaaaaattacatttatatatgactaatatatatatatatatatatatatatatatatatatatatatatatatatatatatatatatatatatatatatatatatatatatataattatatataattttactttTGTCCAACAGAGTAGCCATATGTGTGGAGTGTCGACATTGAAAGCTGCCAAAAATAAACCTGTTTCATTTAGAAGTTTGGATGAAACCGGCATAAGCATGGCTTCCTGTCGACATGGAATTATTCTTGCTGCATTAAATATGTATCAGGGAGAGCTCTACAGTTATGCCCACTATTTGCAAATGAACCGTTTACAAAATGTGTCCTTCATATGCCAGGATATCATCTGTAAATACTGGCCATGGGCCTTAAAGATTTCATCAAGAGAACAGAAGTTCTCACTTAGGCaaggaaagccttttttaggagtcctacatgccaaaggacattcttggtattgtcaggtaaataatctaatactgtaataatattttGACTTCGTTTTACTGTAAGTTGGAAAATATAATTTCTTTTAAACTCTTATATGTAAGGATTTATCTATGTTAAATGCAAATTGTTAATACAGTAGGTAGTTTTTAACAAACGTTATGCTATTATGTCAAAGGTTTTGTATGGAGGGCGGTGGCAAGAAGGAAGTGGCCTGACATCTGGGGAGGAGGCAGAGCAAGTATTTTCCTACCTTTCAAGATATAACAACAACACTAAGAACATGCTTAAAGCTGGTATgtgttaatttttgtttaatcTAGTTCTAAATTTTGTACCTTTCAATCAAATCAGTACAATGGTAATATTTGATGGTTATATATATCCAGATAatgttataaaataatataagaaTATAGGAAATTGCAGAAAGGCATTTTGGCTCATATAAAGTAGCATTATACTCATATGCAACcaacatatacatgtataatccTTGTTTGAAAAATCAAGTTGTCCCTGTTTTTATGCTTTCTTTCACATCCTGATATTTTTAATCTTATTACTCTACCACTATTTTTGAGTTCTTTGTTTCCTCTGAAATAACAATTAATTCATTCCACTTAAGACAGCATCAATATCATCATCCTTTTACTTTCCAATCAGTATTTTGAGACACACAGTATTAAGATGTCAATGAATAACTAAATTTATTTCCACAGAGCGTACAGAAGAACTGACAGAGGGGGCACTCTTTTGGAATCACAGAAAAATTAATGGAATGCCTCGGGCATTAGTTGCCAGATTCAGAAAGGTATTAACATATGAATTGTTCTATACAATGAAAATatagaattatatataaatatacaattgtTCTATACAATGAATCAAGTGTATATACATGTTTTTATTTATCTTTAATCTTATTATAAGATACTAATGGTATTTTCTTCTCATAGACAAAGTaaaattggataaaaacccaCTTGTGTATTtgggaaatttatgtaaagaattacaccaagtctttcacacactccttggtgctttgtcaaggtctgaatcTGAAAAACacatactcagaccttgacaaagcactaagGATAGTTCAAAAGACTTCGTTTAACTCTGAACATAAGTTTTACAATAAATATGATggcatttatttttaaataggcCACAGAGACAGCTGCAGCAGTTTCAAATGAGATTCACAGGCTTAATGTCCCAGAATCTGTTATTGAGAAATGGAGATCAGAATTACTGATCATTGCAAGATCCTTAAATAACAGATCCTCTGCCAATAACATTGAGCATACGATCGAGGCATATGGAGAGAATATAAGGCATCGCAAAAATCAGATTACCACTTATGCAGGTAGACATTAATTGCTTTTTTGTTTGTTCACTGAAACCTAAACATTAATACAGTACACAGTTGTTAAATTAGTTTTTCTATGTAAAATACTATTGGTGCAAATCAAATATTTGATAACAACCTGAAACTTTACAGTTTCATCTAAAATGAGAGCTGTATTGAGAAACAAAAATGAAGTTGAGAAAAAAAAACTACGAGATCTCATAAAAATCTACAATCAGAACCATCCGGATTTGTCTGAAGCAGATGTTTTAACAGGCATCCTTccatggcacaatttattgcTTCATCAAAACACAAGTGGTATTTACACAAGATCTAATGATTCATTAGTTTTCTCagcattttcaaatatttatatattatttgtattaatattaCTTTTGTATATGGAAAGACTGCAATACCATTAAATTGAGTTTGTTTTCTAAAGGTAAATTTTATAGATACAATTTTTAATGATTTTTAATTCACAAATGATTCCCATTATTATAATTTGTCAATCACATACTGTATTTTCATTTTGCATTATAGTGTCCCTGACTGAAAAAAGAAGTGCAGTGGAAAAGTTTGAGCTCCAGAAGAGATGTAGAGAGGAGGAATCACTAACCATTCAAGAAATGATAACATGGTTACAGTACTACAAAAAGAAAAGGGACAAAATATCCGAGTATATTCAAGAATTACAATGTGATTCTTTCCCTTCATGTCTCTGCAAGGTAAGAAATTCAAAATACTTTTTGCAATTTAGATCTTCAAAACACTCAACTCACTTAAATGTGTTCAATTAGTCAGAGTAATATTGCCATCACCTTTCACATTTAAACTATGAAACACTTCAATTTTCAAGAGTGGTACTGTGGAGAATATggcttttattattatttgtatcctTTTGTTTTACTTAATCTATACTTTTATATGTTTGCATTATGTACAACtaaataggtacagtatatatttgACTCTTAAGATGTTTTAAATATTATATTCCAGGATTCTAACACGTACACCATTGAAAACCCAATTCTGTCAGAAGAAGAGAAACGTGGATTATTGGCTCTTCTCAAGCAGGGTCAAAAGCAATGTGCTGACAAGCTTACTGAAGCCAAACATTTATTTAGTTCCTACCAGCCAAATGAGGTCTATGAGCCTTTCTTGGAGCTCTTAGAAAGTGATGAAGAtgaagacatgtatttacaaaatgaatagatacaaatgaacaaatccacaagggccatgatgagggttcgaacctatgtccgagaggatcccacacGAGCCTTAATGGACTGTGTTACGACATGGCAAAAGAATTCCAACCGGGAGTTCAACTGACCTCAATCGTAGATTTaaggcatcacgctattgtgatttctgtgtttaacAAATAGATACAAGATAggcttttaaatttttaaatttctaCTTACTTACTTTTGTCCTGTTGCTTGGTTACATGAATTGACCACACAAATTATGTTGCTTAGTTACAGAGATTCTTATAACTACATGAATTTTGTTGTTCATTtataagcccattatgtgcctctaaaaatttccactgccactcacaggatgggtatgttatgcataataaataaactaaactaatattttatatgcatatacttttgtcttttaatacaataaaactggattactgtatattaaaatattttcctcatGCTGTGTTTTTCTCAACCCTCTGAAACTAtcactggaaaaaaaaaagtggtagccaagaggaggattcgaacccctcACTTGGTACTCTCAAGCTAGCACTGTAGACCACCATGCAACTACTTTGTGAAAATTAATGCCACCTGGGATACCACTGAATCCTCTGATTAAATCCAATTCTCAATGATACATCACATCAATATGATTTCATAATACAAAGGCATGCATACTCTCAATATAAAATACCTTAAACACTCGAGTGTTGTGTATTCATGTGTGATTTAAAAGTTGAGTAGGTATGGAGGACAAGTACTGGGCTTTATTGTTTGGGATGGTAAAAAATCaagtcaaaatgtttattcaggtaaatgtacatacatagatgagttacaaacataatgttggatttatagatagagctagtgcatacaatacctaaacctATTAAtgtgcacagcgtttcgggcaaggtttgGGTGTCACATTTCATGATTGCTTgagaggggaaggaaagagagagaaatgggGAGATGGAGGCAACGGGTATTTGAGGCTGAAATACGCAGAATAGAAAGCTTTCAATAGAAATAGCAGCAGTAAAAATTCGTCCTGAAGTGTCATAAAGGACAGGGGTCGTAAGAAAACTTTGAAAAGACTGCCTACAGATATCATCAGGACTTCCAACCATTCGCCGTGCTGGAGGACGAATGAACGTCGTCattccttcattttctagtgtgtggattggtcaacataaggGAGGAATCCTGATTATATGTGGCATATTTAGTCGAGCATACAGACGTATGTAGGTGAAACCTTGCTGAacaatggtgtgagttgagcgcactgagagtcggtacagtatctcgcaagtgtgttctagaccacacttgaaagtagattagttaatatttgctattctgctgcttatatgctcttggcaacaaagtaaggtgtagtagaggggatagtagtaataataagaactgcagagggcctattggcccatacgaggcagctcctattataaccaccgaatgagaaggagatagtaataagaataagaagaggatagcaagggagcgtaggagcagacaatgaacagaaaaagggagaagagagaaagttatgttctggtcttgtgcttacactcatggtgggtagagtaaatagttccgtgatttgggtgttcatggcaggttgttctattcttatgtgaattgcttcaagaattctggggatactgtttcacagtctttatgaggggtgtccagctgctgaacacctttgttgaccaggagagtggctgtgttgatggcttcagggtggccactgcatgattcaggaactcttaaagctcttctaaggtcattggttgcttcacattccagaagatagtgaagtaatggcttttctgtgacagtttgacagaagatgcactctctctgtcagggttcaccaatctcccagttgcatctgtaacctagacgtagtctatatagcctaactgctatttccctgtggattccttttgggatattgaacctttctaatttggttgcctgaagataccatgttgcagatggcgaaccttcagctattctctggtgcaggtaggctttgttgaggtgtgagagttttttggtgatgatgttttttatgttctctaggctgggttgaattgttttatgtatcactggatgacgagttgccaatttagcaatttcatcagctttttcatttaatgggattccaatatgggatgggatccagtttaaagttatgttgagtcctttgcctttagcgactgctccaagatacaaaatggtggtaattatttccacattatctttccactgtttttgtcctagtatttgaagtgcagcttttgagtctgtgtgtatgattgcattttgagtgttttgtgcaatcacatatgcaaatgcctgttgtatggcaaacagctcagtttgggttgatgatactatagtgatataaatgatataaattcattagctaacctcttcctctccaaaactctaagcctctacaaccttcattgtccccttcttaccaagcaagtaactgacaaaagattaaacaatccatggctcacaagtggcattctcaactcaatcaacaagaaacatgaatatgaaaagaaagttaggattggcctagtttcaaaggaagtagctaaaaggtactcatcaatgcttaccagtatcataagaaaggcaaaacttgcatattatgtgaataaattcaatgaagcaaaaggcaacatgaaaagtgtgatagatttgtgagtgcaggtgcggtataatcgatcactgatctgactgcctgtacatagtatgtgcgaaggacttgcagattggctcttccagaaagggaggttagcgacctgaggattgccgtccaggccgcagttcgctctctcaagtaagtgacctcagcattaaaattcatgtgtgtgtccaggatgattcctagatactgataggtgtcgacccattctatatattggttgaccctgtactgtgagttggatgttgggcttcgctatttttatgggcatggcctttgactttgaggggttgagtttgatcccaatgtaaacgttgtatacatgtacatttgcccccacgaaggatgtaaccttcaatgtaagtacataggtatgccgtcgaccaagctgacgaggcgtttgacgtgccatcttcaatccggtgcccctaggaatcacatgagacaagcccatgacattactctatcaagaggaatgttgaacaagaatacctgcataatagacaaaacccaagatgcaagaagattacaaattcttgaggcaattcacatatgaatagagcgacctaccatgaacacctaaatcacggaactatttactctacccaccatgagagtaagggcaagacaagaacatatcgatgccaacacagaagacaatgtccaacataataggccaattacactggattaatctttgtgtttagataggagctagctgcctcgtatgggccaataagccttctgcagttacctctatgtttcacctcacatttatcccttaggtatccccccatgttttcacctttattgtattatcacctgacccagtgcaggtataaaatcaactagtattgtaagatctgttcacttgagaatgaaccatggaggttcgaaacgttgtgcaaattatataaataagtgtaacactctctatagtaaatcacttcttttcttcgccttaaaagtacgaaaatgagttttggagaactcctatttcaattaagccctgatgctaagaaaatagttagagggatagagctaaaaaaatagttagagggatagaagccctaaaccagaaaataataaatacagaatatgcggtcatattcaatgaaacacacacacacatatatatatatatatatatatatatatatatatatatatatatatatatatatatatatatatatatatatatatatatatataattagtattaagcttgtcatttaagtttatcatgcccgaaacgctttgcgtaatagtggctttaggcattgtatgtactagctctacctataagtcaaccaatccttgtaaaaatttattgtatgtatatattatttgtttatatatatatatatatatatatatatatatatatatatatatatatatatatatatatatatatatatatatatatatatatatatataaatatataaataaataattattatttcatTCTTGGGGTCATGAATGCTGGTGTTTGTTTACAGCACATGGTAGCGGTGTGCGTCTATGGGTGCCAATAAGTCTGAGAGCAGTGGCCCTCTTCCATTGTTATTCAACAAATTTGAGATCCATTGGCACTATTGGTCATGGCCCAGCCAACAACTTCAAAAGGTAACAATTATAACATCAAACTTTATTTAGAAGGTTTTAATTTAGTATGAATTTGCAGTGTTCCACATACaaacagtttagtttagttcatttattatgcaccccataccaatcttgtgggcggtagtggaaagggttacagagtcacatataatgggctcaggtactgaaccccacaattcatttagctaagcaagttacaatcttgatgagctagttacaaaacatCATTAGATATACCGATAAATTAGTCCTCAGGCAGACTCAGGGACTAAAACCCATAATTCATTTATCTCAGCAAGTTAGTATTAATGAGGTAGGTTCAAAAttaaatgcacattgtcacatcaacaataggctaGAGACTGATCGCAAGTACAGTTTCTCAATTAAGCAACATATATATGGAGAGTTAAGGCTACTTCTAGGAAACAAAATATTTTAATATGAAGTATTTCATTGTAGGTTTGAAAGGAAAATTCCTAATGAGATgcacagaatgccaggaatgtgtTCATGTGCGGTCTACAAAATGCCAGAGATGTGGGTACAACTTTAAAGCTCGTCGGatggaaagcaaaaaaaaaatggaagaatCTCTCCTCCTTATTGGAAAGAAGGTAGCAGAACGAAACAACATCTCCCGGGCTTACAGAGCCATTGAGAAGCAGGTAAAACTGTTGTTTCCTGAATATATTATATTGAATTCacttatattaaataatatatatgtatatatataaatggaatgcactaggaagtgatgtggtggaggctgactccatacacagtttcaaatgtagatatgatagagcccagtaggctcaggaatctgtacaccagttgattgacagttgagaggcgggaccaaagagccaaagctcaacccctgcaagcacaattaggtgagtacacacacacacacacatacatgcagtgggagtttgaagcactaggtaggtaggtaaatgaggatgaaattaggtatttttgggttttacttttgaataaggcagaAAACTGAACATGATTAAGatagc carries:
- the LOC123771856 gene encoding uncharacterized protein — translated: MVDDTESSTMSVTNPFTAAALRPQVSRINMPGRSTPASILADSFLAPENYLYLPDVPRITPDNNDEGLQTLAILAKENLHREYFKINSALQKKCEYMKRSLNIEDLNYLKPSNKKGKGENYCRIIEINQTQRSNLSEALLPASLSPPHIQSSDFSTSVPTYTQTYLPAAEQTPKSLNSVLAAELEEIYESQASISDWQKRRKNSEIKWGERRSMLFSWTLSKLGVPDKGKCCVQCRSCEASIKCEDCFHFLCHKCDQQQHFVMPFHQRFCWKNGFFEPLDPTQTVCSDGNVIHWKPVVPAHPPNSCPNCSESKFTTLSSNNLCIFVTLSGRYDLYTPIFRCKCGYVDEELGKAMHQSGFYSTGRNSSTFYSINLLDSWHFLKRSSPGTSLQALVSALELFGASRGRHGPINFETTKRVFFEWRFHQYELGRIKGEFDKGCPACDTTPVAVHIDGNKKLYRYNKVGRGIRNSYYSGGIFACDKEVQDHVSTIQNLKTQSSHMCGVSTLKAAKNKPVSFRSLDETGISMASCRHGIILAALNMYQGELYSYAHYLQMNRLQNVSFICQDIICKYWPWALKISSREQKFSLRQGKPFLGVLHAKGHSWYCQVLYGGRWQEGSGLTSGEEAEQVFSYLSRYNNNTKNMLKAERTEELTEGALFWNHRKINGMPRALVARFRKATETAAAVSNEIHRLNVPESVIEKWRSELLIIARSLNNRSSANNIEHTIEAYGENIRHRKNQITTYAVSSKMRAVLRNKNEVEKKKLRDLIKIYNQNHPDLSEADVLTGILPWHNLLLHQNTSVSLTEKRSAVEKFELQKRCREEESLTIQEMITWLQYYKKKRDKISEYIQELQCDSFPSCLCKDSNTYTIENPILSEEEKRGLLALLKQGQKQCADKLTEAKHLFSSYQPNEVYEPFLELLESDEDEDMYLQNE